The genomic region TCTGGGCGGCCTACACTGCCTTGAGGTATCGCTGGACCTTTGGAGTCTTCCTGTGCAAGACCAGCGCCACCGTGGTGCTGTTGAACTTGAACGCCAGTATCTTCCTGATCACCTGCCTCAGTGTGGACCGCTACCTTGCCATAGTCCACCCCATGAGGTCGAGGACCAGGCGCACCTTGGTCCACGCTCGGGTGGCTTGCGTCGGGGTCTGGCTACTGGCGGCTTTCTCCAGCCTACCTGCCACTCTTTACCGCAATGTCTTTCACTACGACAGCTTGAATCGGACCATTTGTGCGTTCGACTACCCCCAGAAGTACCACAACCAGTGGATCTTTGGCATGGCTTTGCTGAAAACCCTTCTGGGCTTTCTAATACCACTTTTCATAATTTTGCTCTGCTATTCCTTAATCATAAAGAGTTTGGTGCAGACTTACAAGATTAGAAGAAGCAAGCCAGCAAGAAATGAAGCATTTAAACTCATTGTAGCTGTCGTTGTGTCATTTATTTTATGCTGGCTTCCATTCCAAATTTTCACTTTCTTGGATACTCTTTCCCGCTTACGGGTCATTAAAGACTGCCACATATCAGAAATTGTCGATACCTCTATCCCCTTCACCATCTGCATCGCTTACTTCAACAGTTGCCTGAACCCTATCCTCTACAGTTGTGTTGGCCACAACTTCAGAGAACATCTCTTCCTTTTCTTGAGATGCATTCCCCCGCAGATCAAGCGATACCCCAGTCTATCGACCAAAGTGAGCTCTTTGTCATATCGAACTATAGAGTCAATGACAAAACGGATAGACGCCTCGACTGAGGCGTAGGTTACCTTCTCTCATGGGACCTCAGTAAGAATTCAGAATGCGTTCATATTCCATCACTGATTAACTTCGAGATTGAactgatcacaaagcaacatGGTGACCCTGGATTACAAAGATTCCTTCCCTGGATTCAATCTCATACATAAAGCTAGGCTGCTAAAAATGGCTACCACTAACCCCTTCAGCTGTCAATCCAGCCACAGTGGCAAGGAGAAACAGAAACTGTAGCACTTAGTCCACAGCCAATTCCTGACTGTGTAACTGGAGGTTGAAGTCCATCAGCGCATGTTAACTATATTTTGAAGTGATGTATCTGCCATGGGAAGCAGGATGTTTGTTTCTCTTtgcaaaattattttcaaatgagCTCCTTCACAGCACCTCTCAGACACTTGACCTCTCTAAAGGGGAAGAACAAAACAAGAGGTGCTTAGGGACACTAACTAATTCACCCCAGTTTGCCTCCAGGCTGCACCTCATCTGGACTAAGAGATGAGTCTCTATTGCTTTATTGTCACTGGCTCCGTGACAATACACTCTCTCCCCAGCAGCACCGTGGAAGAGCGTTCATCAGAAGGGCAAAACCAGTTCAAATCGGaaattcatcatcatcttctcaagggcaattatgtAGTTACCAGTCTGGATCTTAATGCACTCAGCTCTCCCATCGTTCATAATGATCCAGCGTGTGAATTAATGGAACCATCGCAATCCAGAACCTTCTGCAGCATTTCTTCAGCCAGCAAAATTCTATCAGAGAGGCATAAGTTGCCTTCCCTCAAGGGACATCACCAGGAATTCAAAGGGCGCTCATATTCCATCACTGATTAACGGCGAGATTGAACTGATCGCAAAGTAACATGGTGGCCTTGATTACAAAGGTTCCCTCCATGGATTCAATCTCATACATTCTGCTCCAGAGGTCCAGGACCATTCGTAGTGTGGAGTGATCATTCACCAATCATCACCCTGGTTGCTCCCAGGACTTAAGATTGCATTACTGAGCAGATCTTACACAAGTCTGCAAGCATCTTGGCCTCTGATCCTTCCAAAGAAAATATGTGGTGACGCCCATGTAAATGTGGACAAAGAAAGTATTGAGCATTTTCACTATTTGCCAAATACAGGAGCCCAAGGACAGAAAACTTGGTTCAAGAATATGATAAGGTCCTTGGGGAAAAAAACATGAGCGTGCTAGAAGAATGgttcaggcctaaaatgttggccatctttacctccgatggatgctgcctgagttcctccagcatttttgtgtttctactgcaaccacagtgtctgcagatgtttcTGTTTCACTCCATCTGGTCTTTGgtgttttttttgttgctgttgaAATGTATTAACTGACCATGACGATAAATTTGTATTTACATGACACATTTAACAAAATATTAATATCCCAAGATGATTCACAGGAACGTTGGCAGACAAAATTTGACGCTACACTGCCTAAGCAGATATTATATTCTCGAATTACATTACAACATGGATGGAGGCCAttcaatccactgagttcctGCTGAAGCTCAGAGCATTCCCATTATTCCCATTTCCCCACAATCTATTCTCTGCCTGGCAACACTCTTGCCACTCTTTTGCACCTGGAGGAATTTGCGGTCATTACGCCAAGcctcacatctttgggatgtgtgaGGAAAGTGGAGCCCCAAGGGGAAAGCCTAACTGTTACGAACTAATAaaaccttattagtactaacaagtaaacagcaatggaagattcaccagacaatagtaaattcaaaataatagtttttattcaaccattaataacataacattttttACTGGTAAAGCACAAAATtcagcagacaccatggttgaagtaaaaaacacaaaatgctggagaaactcagcaggtcaaacagtgtccttcgtgtatagcaaaggcaaagatacatcatcgacgtttcgggcttgagcccttcatcgaagtaTGATAAAATGCTGGCAAGCGCCCAAACAACAGtgttggtgggggggaagggggggtggtaaAGGCAAGACaagataggtggagagaggaaggaggggacagcagcaatgagggggaggagggatggctgggtggggagaAGAACTGGAAAAACAGGAAAAATGAGAGTGGGAAAGAAAAGGCTTCTTTCTCTGATCAAAAGAGTGGGGGAGAGTCTTTTTTACTTATCTCCATCTTTAAAAaaccactatgtgcaaatgtgtgtgtgtgtgtgtgtgtgtgtgtgtgtgtgtgtgtgtgtgtgtgtgtgtgtgtgtgtgtgtgtgtgtgtgtgtgtgtgtgtgtgtgtgtgtgtgtgtgtgtgtgtgtgcgcgcgcgcgcatgTATTAAAGTTACAGTTTCAGTTTCAATTTAATTCTGAAAGTCCATTTAAAACTTCAGTTTCGATCATCTAGTCGGCTTCAGGatccttttaaattgcagttcagaagtgattatgaagcacttttaaacattatattttcagatctcttAAAGCACACAAGTTTCTTGATGAAATGTCTTccagagagatattcttcaaacaggagtgaccaccttctggcacaaatgaggctgcctctcttttcttaaaagacCAGTTAGAGTGGCTATCTTCTTTTAAAATACCACTGGGTGTTCCTTCTGTTAATAAGAAGAACACAGACTCAAATCCAGAGGATTTGGAAATTTTACTTCTTAGAGGAGgtcagaagtggtcttacttatttaaatcCCACTTATGTTGTGAATCTCCTGTGATAAAGATAATACAAGTCCTGTGTTTCCAGGAGGTCATGTTTCTCTGTGTTCAGTCTTCAGTCTTCTTCTCTGCCTTCAGTATATCGTTCTCTGACATTATGTgatgttacatcatcaatgagatcAGTTTAAATTAATGGAAACCATGTGATCATCTACTccttggttctcaaccttttcctttccacttgcataccactttaagtattccctgttcCATCGGTGCTCTTAAGGGACTGCTTAAGTTGGCATgtgggtttgaaaaccactgtttaaaatcgttcctcattgactcgttatgtgcagggtttcataactccaaaggaaatgggctaatgaccattttcctcaagcaaaatatttcagtaacgattgggtcgagagctgtggttctcaactttcccttcccactcacatcccaccttaagcgatccccttactaatcacagagcaccgatggcatggggaacTTAAAACCGACCATATGTTTAATTTCCATTGGGATCACGAGTACTCTTGAAGAATTCCAAATGTACTCCTGCGCAACCTGCAAAACCTTGTTTTTATTATGAAAATAACAAGAATGCTTATGCTAGccttaatgagtttattgtcatataaactGTACAATCTACATTCCATACGTGTAACCATCAAAATTTTGGAtgcatttttcaggtcaaatttgggggtaCGATTTTTACACAGGTTATATTTTTGATCACGGTAAGCACCTTTGTCTTTCAAGGCATCGGAAGTTCAGATCAGAGGGCAGCTGGGGCCTTGGAGACAGTCTATGGCTAGGGTagcgggagctcggatgggcaggcagctggagTGAGGTTCAACAATTGGCGTGTCAGGAGCTTCGTTGGGTGGGCAGCCCGGGCAAGGATCCGCAGTCGGgacgtcgggagctcggatgagcACGCGATTTTGGACCCAGAAAAgagggggtcgactattacacagtATCAACGATTACACAAGTTTATGcaacaaaattcttatttgctgcagccgaGCAGGTAATTTGTTGAAATAAATGAGAGTAAATGTGAAGCCACTCATTCAGGCAGGCTCGTCTGACTTGTACCAGTAATCCCAGAGGTGGCCTGAATATCCAGGATGGAAAAAACACAGGAAACCAATTGCTCTCATTTCTGGTAGCAAGATTGGGAAAGCTCTTCTATTAGATATTATACAAATTCTGCATGTAAAATGTGGCTGAATTTTAACAGTCTTGTGCTGCTGGAAGCTTTGCCAGGCTCATCCATTAAAGACACATCACAGGAGGCCACTCTGCTCATCTCTATGTCTGCATGCTCAAAGGACATGGTTACATCATACCGATGTGAGTTAAAGTTGTGTGACATTCCACAATAGAAAGGGAATAGAATGTAACAGTTTGTTAAAGACATTAGTTTTTCGCTCTTCTCTCCTCCAAAAACAACTGAAAGCAGCAAGCTGATTTGTCGGCTGGCCTCATCAAGCAGATCCAAGTGGATAACAGGTTTTGTCTATCGGCCAATTCTCTGAGCTACAGTTCCCGAAATTCATTCCCTGCCAAAGAAATGAGGAACAACTTTAaccttagatatacagcacggtaacaggtccttccggccccaTGAGCTTGTACTGCccatttatacccaattgacttaTAACCCCAGTACGtattttttgaaggatgggaggaatctggagcacctggaggaaacccacatagacatggggagagagCACAGAATCTTTATAGGCAGCACCAAATTCGAACAGCAGGAGCAGGCCCTGACTGCCGCGCAAGCCATTCTGCCCAGAAATGGAACACACAACAGTACCAAATGGGAACCAATCCTTCAGCCTGCGATCCCAACCATGATCCTAAATTAAAATAATCCTGCCTGCATGCACGTGGGCTTGTAAATTCCGCCCCCCTAAAGAATGCCCTCTATTACATATCCACCATTGGAAAAACACCACGTCTAACAGCATATGATAAACACTAGCAAGGTCATGGCCTGTGAATGAATAGTGAGGAAAATGATGTATGCACGATATTATGTCAATATATAGAGAAACAGTAAACTGGAGCAATATGAgggcatttggcccttcaagcctgctccactattcgcTCCAACCATCCAACTCAATACTGTAGTCCTATTATCACTCCTGATAACGTTTGCATCAATAGAAACAAGTCAATGTGTTTGCTGATCTGGGGAAATCACCCGACAAAACCTTAAGGATTTACAGAATGTAATCTTACAATGTTCACGCCATGTAGCATTATTCACCACAGTACACTCTGCCATTTAAAATGCTTTCAACAGCAAGGCATTGTTAATTACTTGCGTATAAAGCTGGCTTATTTGATCATCTCTCACGCCAGGTCAATATCGTCTTTTTGTAGGTACACTGCTCTTAAATAAAGTTGTCCTCCTATTAACACCAGTTATcgtcaataaaaataattatttgtgcTACAATTGTGAATGGTTGGACTGCCTCTGTGATTTGAGTTCCTCTGCTCCATATTGTAAGAAAGACCTTGTATTTATCCACCAAATTTCAGGAGTATGACCCAAAGCTCTTTGGGCAACGAAATATTCTCCGAGGGGAATTGTGGAAAATGCAGTGCACTACACAgttgtactggaggaactcagcagatcacacaggatCCCTAGGAAGTAAAGAATAATCAATGTTTcgagcctgggcccttcatcaggaattttGAATTGATTTTGAGGGTGATAGGTGCAAGCAAGATGTCATGCCCAGAAAGTTACCTGATACTGCCAGTGTTAAGAGAAGCACCAAAGCAATAATCTCCAGCTCGCTTGCTTCTGTGTGTCAGTGATGGATCAAAGACCGTGAGTTTAATTCCCATTCAAGCCTGAAAAATCTCACTAAATTTGTGTAGTTACAGGAATATACCAATGTCGAAAATGCCACGTTTCAGATGAAACCTCCTGCCTGACAAAAAGACACATAGAACCCTGTGGCATTTTTTAGAAGAGAAGAGATGAGATTAATTAAACCATAGTTTTCCCCTAACTAATGTTATCTCATTCTTGTTTAAGGAAATGTGCTATACCATATTACCTGTACCACAACGATGATGTAAATCTCAGCATGTATCCCGACAGTTGCACCACTGGTTATTGTCAAACAAACACCCCTCCAACGCTCCTATCACCAAACCAATTTTGGATCCTGTTCTCCAAAACACCTTGGATACCACATGCTTTAACTTTCTGAACCATAATACTGTGTGGAACCTTTCCAAAAACCCTTCTAAAGCACAGCGACCAATTTGTAATCATCAATTTGCCTAGTAACCCCCTCAAATTAAGTTGTTGATTCAATATTGAGTCTTAACTGCTGccaatgtggtctcctctacgctGGGGAAAGCAAACACTAATCGGCTGATTGCTTTGTGGAACACCTGCATTCAGTTAAAaactcacagaaatgctggaggaactcagccattttgggcctggggccttcttcaaggtactagCAAAGAGCAGGAAGGCGTTGGAATGAAGactgaagaatgagagggggaggagactggaccaacaaaaggtgttaagacaagaggatatgataagaggaaaggtgagtaaTGATTGTggttttgtgaaaggagacagagggaaaagggaaaagaaagaGAGATGGACCTAAGGGAAAGGCGACAGGGGGAAGAAGTGGTGGGGgatggggtttaacagaaaccagagaagtcgatgttaatgccatccagttgaagggtTCCCAGAATGGaagatgaggagttgttcctccaattggcaggtgatctcagtctggcagtgctacCCTGAGCTTCCCATTGCCTGGCTCACCCTAATCCTCTTCTGACCTCTTGGTCTGTGGCCTCCTAAGCTGTAGCTTATTTTGCATCTAACACATTGCAACCTTCTGCACTCAGCATTAAATTCAATAACATCAGATATCTTGGTCTCTTGATCTGTAGTAATCATTCATCTCTAGTATTTGGTTGTCTTgttttccacaccccccccccccaccgctcccCTCCCCAAAAAACTTCCTTTCATTCTTCTCTGGGATTCAAGGACATATCCAGAATGACCTGTCCTCCTGCTCTGCCTTTCACAACTCCCATATCCTTTTGTCTCTGTTCTCCTTCTCCCACTCACTTGTTGATCAGAAACACTGTCTAGAACTTATTCCCATGGTCACTCCAGGTTTACCCTATCAGAAATGTCCACCTTCCCCACCCTCCTTGCAAATTTTAAGCCTCCTCTGTCTCCTGTTCAGTTCCAACGTAGGGTCTTGGATGGAGACCTTAACCCAGCTTCCGTTGCCAGAGATGCAGCCCATCCTGCCAAGTACTCCTGGCACATTCTGGCTTTGTTAcgggtttccagcatctgcagggtaTTTTATATGCATTTCAATGGATGTCAGTTTGGTCTGAGAAACCTCTGGAAAGAAGAACTTTTCAAAAGTGCACCTTGCAGCTAAACCATGCCTGTTTTCCATCCCGTGTGCGTGAAATGGCTACCCAGACAGAAGCTGATAAAATACTATTACCCTCTGTGGAAAAGATTGTCTCTGAGATCTCTTTAAATCTCACCCTTTTAGTTTTGGACTCTGCTATCTTGAGAGAGGGACTATGCCTCCCATGAGGTGTCAGTTTCCATCCCATTATGAAGATTAGGGACATTAATCCTCACAGCAAAATAAATCTCAAGGACATGCAAGTATAATTTCCACCATGTCAGCAAATAGCAAACTGATAAGACAGGTAACAGCTGAATGAACCTGCGAAACCCCAACATATAAAAAGGCAAGCACAAGCTGGGCTGGATTGTGAGAAGATGAAGCTTCTTTGCCTCTTTGGGCTGGTTACAGCCGTCTTGGCTGGTCCACGTTCACAAAGATTCGATGGGTAAGTACATTTCATCAGTGAAAGAGCGTACTGGTCTAAAGCAacgattctcaacctttatttttggCTATGGGCCCCCtcggattctgctcaaagtttacaggTCCCTGCCCCAGGAAAGAAGTCAAGATTTTTTTGTACTTCTCTCTGACCAACTACgtaaaaagcattaaaaaatatttatgttacaagaGGTGAAAACCAAACCAGGCTTTCAATTAGATGTGGTGTGGGCCAcggggtgagggtggggtgggtgttaGTCTCCTTGTGACCCTTTTGAGAATGACTGGGCTAAGCGAAATTCCCCTTTGCTTCTGAGACTTGGCCTCTtctgaaagggagggggaggggaattcAAGCACGAGCAAGGAAGCTTTGGCTGTAATTATACAGGGCTTTGCTGAGGCCACTCCTGGAGTGCCACTTTGGCCACCAAATCCAGGGAAGGAGTCACAAGCACTGAACCACTTGGCATGTGGAGGTTGTCCCATGGGAAAGCATTGAACAGAATTGGTTCATAATCTCTGGATGAGGTGGTCACATGGAGATCTTCAAGAAGATTCTGGCTGGATCGACAGGGTAGACACTGAGAGGCCGCTTTTCCAGGAGAAGGAGTGGACAAATCAAGGCAGAGATGCTGCTGAGTTCCTTACTTAAGGAGGAAGTGGATCTCTATGGCAGAAACCAGCAGATAATGAGCAGAGCAGCAGGTCATGTTGCCtccttaggaagtaaagggtaaccaacgtttcatgcCTGGGCC from Narcine bancroftii isolate sNarBan1 chromosome 9, sNarBan1.hap1, whole genome shotgun sequence harbors:
- the agtr1a gene encoding type-1 angiotensin II receptor — translated: MSWLQMTENTSIVHSLFSNPGRDMGETLSNDSLGSISMEANATGCPIGGRHNYIFLMIPIIYTIIFVVGVLGNSTVVIIIYCYLKLTTVANIFLLNLALADLIFVMTLPFWAAYTALRYRWTFGVFLCKTSATVVLLNLNASIFLITCLSVDRYLAIVHPMRSRTRRTLVHARVACVGVWLLAAFSSLPATLYRNVFHYDSLNRTICAFDYPQKYHNQWIFGMALLKTLLGFLIPLFIILLCYSLIIKSLVQTYKIRRSKPARNEAFKLIVAVVVSFILCWLPFQIFTFLDTLSRLRVIKDCHISEIVDTSIPFTICIAYFNSCLNPILYSCVGHNFREHLFLFLRCIPPQIKRYPSLSTKVSSLSYRTIESMTKRIDASTEA